Part of the Passer domesticus isolate bPasDom1 chromosome 8, bPasDom1.hap1, whole genome shotgun sequence genome is shown below.
GGAGGGTGATGGGCCAGAGTGGGAGCTAGAGGGTTCTGAAAGCTTTGCTGGGCGTTGGCAAATGCTCTGGGACTTTGAGGGCCTAAGTATATTAATCTATTTAAATATCTTTTGCCCAGTATCCTAAGCAGTGGCTGGGCAGTCTCTGAGTCTGTGAACACTAACCAAACCCAAAAATGAATCTTCATCTCATTATCTTTTTtattggttgttttttttagtTGAACTAATTAAAGGCAAGACCTGAGTTAAAATCTcaggttttttcaggttaaaatctgtttttttcaggttagcTGTAGTTTAAATTAATGCCAGGGTTTGATACTGCTTGTAACAGCAGTGAAGCAATTGTATTTTATGGTAAATATAAATCTCCTTATTTTACAGAAGTTAATGTAATAATAATAGTTTTAAGGCTCTCTTATTACCAGCTGTAAGCCTAATTTTCTAACAAGATGCTGCTAATTGCATTACTCTGGCTTCAGCAGTTTTCTTTGTGTCAGAGCCCCTTAGAGAGGCAGTAGATTCTCAGCCAGAGCTCTTGTTTTGGTCCTGTAAAATGTAGTTGTGTCGTAACAGTGCCTTCTTCTTAATAATTTTTGTCTGCTTTATTAATTTATTGTGGTCTAGGTTTTGCTACATCAATTGCTTTTGCATTGCTGACAGTCTAACTGCATGTAGTTCAAACAGATCAGTATCCACAAACTCAAATGATTGTAATTACATTGGTCTCATTTCAGTGAGTACAGCATTTACCACCTCACCAGCCTGTAGAACTTTGATTGTATTAGAATTCTCAAAACATTACATtacttgaaaattaatttggaaaCCTATCCCCAAGAGTCTCTTTCATACTCTGcttctgtgaaaaataaatggaaaagggTGGCTTTGGTGTTCAGGCCCTGTGGCCCTCAGTTGtcaactgcctgctgaaattgcgcctTGCCCTCGCTCTCAGGGTCACCTCAGTGCCTCTTCATCCATGCCCAGTGCCAGcgctgggctgggggtgcaaAGGAAAAGGCTCTGCAATCCATCCTGCCCCCGATGCTGCCTGGAGTGAGTGCGTCGCCCTCATTGCACAACAAGCTCCGATGGGAAATCCAGATCTCCCTGGGCTCTTGGAATTCATCACGAACTGGCCTGAAGGTGGCACTTTTGGACTGTGCTTGGAAGTGGAAGAAGAGCAGCTGAGACCTGCTGAGGAGGAATCCTGCTTTTGGCATCAGGCCCCTGACTGTGAAGAAGGGTCTGCCAGctgctggctctctctctctgtctctctctcgaTTTTGGAGGAGGATGgttggagctgctgcctggggaaggGAATTCGCTGCCATGGCCAtaacccagcccagagctgcttcttCTGCTTCTCCCTCAGTTCATCAATCAGCCAGGCCTTGCCACTGCACGCTCAGCTGCAGATCCTCATATGTGGCATTGGCCCAGCTGTGACCCAGAGCCAGCTGGATTTTACCCCAAAAGAGCCAGGCATTGGATTCAAGCCCTGGGAATGATTTGTTTAATTCAGGGCCAGCCTGAGAGCTCCCCCAAAAGCCTTTGGTGTTTTTATGTGAAGTTGCCCAAGTTCTGCTCCCCTAGTGCTTGCTTGTTTCCCCCCCTATGGTTACAGTTCTAGAATGTTCCACCCCTGAGTGTGTATATTGTTGTTTCCCCTTTGTTTGGGGTCTTTGGATCCTGCCCCTCCTATTATGCAGGCTTCTCCACGTTTGTTGTTTCTCACCCTTTAATAAAGTTCTTTCTGGGCAGCTCCACCAAAGCCACTCCTTTTCATTTTCACCACCCTCGCCTGAGGTCAGGGAACCAGAGAGGTTCGTCACAGCCACCCTCACTGTGACACTTACagaaaagcctttaaaaatattcacacACCTTAAACGCAAGTCTGTCAATAACAGCAGCTGTGAGatcccaaacacagcaaactgctGGAGTGCTCCTGGGAGAATACCTGGGGCAGTGTCTGATTccctcagagcaggagcagccttgccctcagcagctcacagccctgccccacaaggaTGTGTCACAGAAGGGTTGGTAAAGACCACAGGAGCCTCAGCTCAGGTGAGGCTTTCCACAGAGCCCAGAGATCTTATCCTGGAACTCTGAAACCACAGGAgaatcaggagccagccctggctcaaGGCACAGCAACCCTGCTGAAACAAGAGAAGGGAGCAAAGGCTgaggaggcagggcaggaacGGCTGCAGAGCCTGTTCAAAGagaggcatctgcagctggagaACAGAACAGAGATCCCAGAGCGACACGTGTCTGTGAGAGTTACACAAAGATGTGTCAAAGTTTGTGAAAAGCCACTTATAAACAAGGTCATGACATCTTACGAACAATGCCTGTTCTAAAAACCAGTGAATTCACATGATGGAACCAATACATCAGCAGTGACTGCCTCAGGAATTTGAGGCAATGTTCTTCCAGCACTCCTGGATCCATAGCAATGAAACAAGGAACAGCTCCCAATGGATCACAGCCATAGTGCAGAACAACCCCCCACTCTCCTGAGTTATCTGTGGGAGATAAAACAGAAGAGATGCCAATGAATGATCCTGttgggcagggcagcactggcaccTGTGCAGTCTGTGAGGGGATCAAGGGCTCAGCAAACTGGATCTTCTGTGCAAGGGCAGGTGTTTGTCAGTGTTCCATCACTGCTGTTTCAGCTGGGTCTGTCTCATCTCTAGAAGGAAATACCTACATCTTGGAATGTAAACAGACATATTGAAACAAAATTAACTTGGGACTTAAGATTAATTGCAGTGCAATTCAATGTCACCAGAGTAGCTTTGGAGGTACACTTAAGAGAACTTAAAGTTAACATCTTTAATACTGAATAAAAAGTGATCTTATGAAACTGGAACTGAACGTGAAAAGGGTTAAAGTGAAGAAGACTGAAACTTGACCTCGTTCAAATTCAGCAACACTCAAACCTGACAGAAATCCACCTCGACATAAATGACTCTTAACAAAATTAACTCAATAGAGTAAGACATAACTTTACTCACATCTAACTTTGCTTAATCTTAGCAACACTGAAATCATAACCAAACAGAACCGAACTAacaatccatatccttaaaaGTCTGGATGTAACCGCAGTGGGCTCGCCCTGCGCTATGCCGAGCCACAGCGACTCGGGCTCAGGTCCGCAGTGCGGCCGGCAGCGCCAGAGCGGGGACAGGAGCCGATCCCGGGCAGGgcagcggggaccgccgggaGAGCGGGCGGGAGCCGGATGGCCGCGCCTCCGAGCCCAGCGTGACTGCGATCCCGAACGCCGATTGGGCCGAGAGCCGCCCACAAGTTCTGTTCAAATTTTTGGCGGCGGCGCATTCGTGTCCCTGCGGAGCAGAGGCGGCTCCCGGAGCTCGGAGGGGGCTCCCGCCAGGTGGGATGGGGGGTTGTGCTCCGGGGCTCGCTGCGGGCGGAGGGGCCGCGCTGAGGGGCACGGGGGGTTCTGGCGAGTTCCTTGTGCCGGCTGCCCCCGGTCACTGGTGTGAAAACCAGAATTCACTGCTTAGTGGTTTTAAAAGCTTAATTATAATAGTAATGATAGTGATAGGATAAAAATGGGCAATATTGCCAGCGCTGGGTGCTCCTGGTAAACAGCCAAAGAACACACAAGGATATACAGACAATGTTATATTAATACTGTTACCTCGCTAAGAGACATGTATATTCATGTCTTTCATGCATTATTCAAACATTCTTTCGATCTTTCTGATGTTTTGGGAGCTCCTTTAGGACTTCTTCACACTCCAGCTTATCTGCATGACTTCCTGCGTGCACggtcaatatattttatttcttttggggCCTCCATCCTGCTGTTTCACATCCTCTGATAAGATTTTAGCTGGCCTCCTTAATTTTAACATGGTATTCTCTGCTTGTCCTCCGGTGCTCTGGTTTGTGTCACAGTTATCTCACCACTTGTGTGAGAAACAGCTGCTcgctttgaaaatttaaaaaggtttattaaaccttaagaAAACTACAACAAAGgactaaataagaaaaaagctGCAGCGCTGAGAAATGCCCCTCGTGCATAGCAGGTGGCCAGTCGTCTTCACGATGGATGCTCAGGCTTTTATACCCCTGGGGTTgcatcagccagccctggcccctcccaaagtctgtcagtcagctcttctttgccatttatTGGTGGAAGTTGGTTTCTTGTaacttgattggaggtcaggtgttgcCTTGCCTCACTCCTTCAGCAACAAGCCCCATGCAAGGTGCTCATGTGCACGCCTTCTTCTGCCTGTCCTGGACACCCCCTGCTGTCTGATGGGTACAATACAAAGGGAAAAGGGAACTATGGGGAAAACAGAGGACATCTGAACTACAACAACATAACTATACATCACTAAAGCTTTTCTTAATATTCACACAATATTACCCTTTCAATTGCTAGAGCAAATAACCTCATTATCTACCTATAACAATTGGATGGGTGGCTCAGTGGATAACTTTACACTGTTTTTAGTTGCACAAAAGCCTTTTTCACATCTGATATTTTGTTAGGGTAGATAACAGTGCATTCATCACACTGCTATTTCCATAAGTGATACATAGATGTCATATACTTTACACTACTATGGCTGTGAGCAATGCAGTGCATAATTAAGCTgatacattatattacattatattatattgtattgtaatatattatattatattatattatattatattatattatattatattatattatattatattatattatattatattaagtATTGACCTAAAAAGAGTTATAATTGATACTATATCGAAATAGCTATAATCGCTAACAACATGCATGGGCTAATAGGTAAATGTGAAAGCCAAAGTTATCGGGTCGTTTTTCACCCGGGCAGGGAGCCCCAGCGGCCGTGCCGGCTGAGCTCGGTGTCGCCGGGCTGCCAGGCGCCGGGGCAGGGAATGCGGGGACAATGGCGAGCAGCCggcgctgctggctcctggcccTCGGCAGGCGCACTCGGAGCCGCAGCTGCCCCGGGCCAGCAGCAGGCGGCAGCTCGCAGCGCTGTCAGCGCCTGTCCCGGCACGGAGCTGGGCTGCAGCGGCTGCGGAGcccccgggccggggctgcgggcaccGCGCAGCTCCCGCAGGCTGCGCTTGTCTCCGCAGCTGCTGCCGCAGCTCTGGGCAGCGGGGACagcgcagccagagctggcagcgccCTCCTGAGCCTCGGGCTGCCGCAGGGCCGGCACCAGCAGCGACCTCTCTGCGTGTCCCTTGCAGGGTGCCAGCAGCGCGGCTGCAAAGCTGCTCCCGAGGCCGAGCTCCCAAAGGAGCTGTCAGCACTCCTGATGTCCCTGGAGCAAGATGCTGAGTGTCCCATGGAAACAGATTCTGGCTTTGGGCGAGAGGGCAGTGAATTCTGTTCCATTCGTGGAGATCTGAGTGAGGACCTGGACGAGGAATCAGCAACACGGAATATACACAAAAGATTGCTGGGTGAGTGCAGGGCCACCCCTGGGGCCTCTAGGCAGGGGCCAGTGTCACCTGCcaaggccagggctggcaggtgtGTGGCTGTTGCCCGAGGTCTGGAAGAGGCCTGGTGCTCTGCTGGgccccagcagtggctggaagcagcagccccagctgcccccaaGGCTGTGCAgttctcctgctgcagcccgtccccagagctgtgtccctggctgtccccagagctgtgtccctggctgtgGCCAGGCTCTTGGCTCTCTGGCTGCCAGCTGAGTGAGGGCCACACGGGCTGAggggtccctgctgtgctccctggcCATGGGCTGAGCAGATTGCAGGGCCGGCTCTGCttctggcagccagcagctctttCCTGCTCCAGGTGAATGGTTCAGGAGCCATCCCGTGGGCACGGCGCTGCTgattctgctgctcctggtgctgctgctggctttgggggcggccttggctgtgctggcaggtaagagaggggcagcagcctgggcccagcccctcgGGGCAGAGcgggctccctgctccctgcagaggggaATCCTCACAccttctcctcttccccctgcagcagcagcagcagcagcacaggttcCAGTGACACCTGCCACTCCGCTGTTGGTTCTGGGCTGTCCCCCTGGCTGGGTTGGCTACAATGGGGTCTGCTACTATTTCTCAAGGGAttacagcagctgggagcaggctgaggaaCGGTGCTCGGAGCTCGGGG
Proteins encoded:
- the LOC135306240 gene encoding early activation antigen CD69-like isoform X3 — encoded protein: MASSRRCWLLALGRRTRSRSCPGPAAGGSSQRCQRLSRHGAGLQRLRSPRAGAAGTAQLPQAALVSAAAAAALGSGDSAARAGSALLSLGLPQGRHQQRPLCVSLAGCQQRGCKAAPEAELPKELSALLMSLEQDAECPMETDSGFGREGSEFCSIRGDLSEDLDEESATRNIHKRLLGEWFRSHPVGTALLILLLLVLLLALGAALAVLAAAAAQVPVTPATPLLVLGCPPGWVGYNGVCYYFSRDYSSWEQAEERCSELGASLAILKDEEEMGLLFRLRGNGDYWLGLRRRGERLHWGDGSSYSSRVPVLGNSDCVYLAEERFRSENCSKERPYVCSKAQAPL
- the LOC135306240 gene encoding early activation antigen CD69-like isoform X2 yields the protein MASSRRCWLLALGRRTRSRSCPGPAAGGSSQRCQRLSRHGAGLQRLRSPRAGAAGTAQLPQAALVSAAAAAALGSGDSAARAGSALLSLGLPQGRHQQRPLCVSLAGCQQRGCKAAPEAELPKELSALLMSLEQDAECPMETDSGFGREGSEFCSIRGDLSEDLDEESATRNIHKRLLGEWFRSHPVGTALLILLLLVLLLALGAALAVLAAAAAAQVPVTPATPLLVLGCPPGWVGYNGVCYYFSRDYSSWEQAEERCSELGASLAILKDEEEMGLLFRLRGNGDYWLGLRRRGERLHWGDGSSYSSRVPVLGNSDCVYLAEERFRSENCSKERPYVCSKAQAPL
- the LOC135306240 gene encoding C-type lectin domain family 2 member D-related protein-like isoform X4 — its product is MASSRRCWLLALGRRTRSRSCPGPAAGGSSQRCQRLSRHGAGLQRLRSPRAGAAGTAQLPQAALVSAAAAAALGSGDSAARAGSALLSLGLPQGRHQQRPLCVSLAGCQQRGCKAAPEAELPKELSALLMSLEQDAECPMETDSGFGREGSEFCSIRGDLSEDLDEESATRNIHKRLLGEWFRSHPVGTALLILLLLVLLLALGAALAVLAAAAQVPVTPATPLLVLGCPPGWVGYNGVCYYFSRDYSSWEQAEERCSELGASLAILKDEEEMGLLFRLRGNGDYWLGLRRRGERLHWGDGSSYSSRVPVLGNSDCVYLAEERFRSENCSKERPYVCSKAQAPL
- the LOC135306240 gene encoding early activation antigen CD69-like isoform X1, with amino-acid sequence MASSRRCWLLALGRRTRSRSCPGPAAGGSSQRCQRLSRHGAGLQRLRSPRAGAAGTAQLPQAALVSAAAAAALGSGDSAARAGSALLSLGLPQGRHQQRPLCVSLAGCQQRGCKAAPEAELPKELSALLMSLEQDAECPMETDSGFGREGSEFCSIRGDLSEDLDEESATRNIHKRLLGEWFRSHPVGTALLILLLLVLLLALGAALAVLAAAAAAAQVPVTPATPLLVLGCPPGWVGYNGVCYYFSRDYSSWEQAEERCSELGASLAILKDEEEMGLLFRLRGNGDYWLGLRRRGERLHWGDGSSYSSRVPVLGNSDCVYLAEERFRSENCSKERPYVCSKAQAPL